Within Vicia villosa cultivar HV-30 ecotype Madison, WI linkage group LG1, Vvil1.0, whole genome shotgun sequence, the genomic segment GTTCTTGCCAGATCTtcaatattttaatgaatttgtTTATAAAAAGTACATCTTAAAGAAATAATACACCATCTAatccataattaaaaaaaattaaattaattgaagaaTCAATATATTTAGCCTATATATAATCcaaatatattgattttttaataaacctaaaaatttaaaaaaaaatgatattaaaaacttatttttactTTTAGCTATTCACGTGTCataattatatgattttttttaccaTTATATATCTTTTCTTAGAGATTTGATTATTTATTTCTCAATTTACTCTAATATTTTGATAGATATGATTTATTGGTGAAGACTCAGCCCTAGTAACTaagttgaatttattttaaagttGCATAAAaagtacaaaatattaaaatcttaaataaattttttatttgtccTCATGTGTACGAGTTAGTTTTTAtttaatagaaaatattttaaacattCATACTTTATAGTCTTACTttagtcatttttaaaattttacatacATTTTAAACCTTCAGAATTACTAATACATACAATTAAATGTATAcagaaaaaaaacaaactttttaaataaaattgtttatttttgttgaaattaatattaaaaaaaatctaaataaaaagtaattaaaaaaaatatatttgaattgTGAAACTTACTATTATTATAATGGGATagctaattataaattttaaaagatgTTTCATTAAAGTAATTTACTATATATTAAATAAAGGTGGATTCTTATCTACCTAAtttaaaaagttgggtaaagttaccatcaatgtaatatttattgaaaataacaaaaaaattatagtactattttataattaattaaatgtgttaaaattaaataaaaccatGTAATTAGTTGAAtatacactacccaactttttgtgatatgCAGAGAAGTTAGTCTTAAATAATAGTTACTCCATCCCatctatataattaaaaaaacattaattaatggtaCATGTGTCATTCTACGTATAAACTAAACTTTCATTTTCAGCGTATCCTGCCCTTCCTATTGGTCGAATATTTTTTTCCACCTCCTATATAAATCCTTCAACATGCATCCATTCCAACTCACTACTCATTCTTCTTTAAAACTATATTTCTACTTCTACTCAAAATAAAATCAGTGTAAAAAAAGGAAGACACAAAACTCACACTCCAAAATGGTCTccaagaaaattgaagaaaaaaaactagAAGCTCCCATCCATGGAGACATCTTAGAAGCCATACTCTCTCACGTGCCGCTCATTTACTTGCTTCCAGCCAGTCACGTGTCAAATTATTGGAACACCGCCGTCTCGAGCTCCCTCCGCCACATCAACCCTGTGAAGCCGTGGCTCACGTTTCACACTCAAAACCGCCGTGCTCCTCACATGATCAAATCATACGCGTACGATCCACGCTCGTTCACATGGATCAGAATCCACGCGCCAAAAACCAATCACACCTCGGTTATACGATCATCGCATTCCACGCTCCTCTACACGCTCTCTCCTAAGGAATTCACTTTCTCTAAAGATCCACTCCATCTCGACTGGAACCAGGCGGAAGCACCACGCGTTTGGCGCGTTGATCCGGTGGTTGCTCGTGTTGGGAACTGCATCGTTGTTGCTGGTGGCGCGTGTGACTTCGAGGATGATCCTTTAGCAGTTGAAATGTATAATATAGATTCTCGCGATTGGATCCGGTGTGAGTCCATGCCTGAGATGATGAAGGACACCACATCATCGACATGGCTCTCTGTTGCAGTCGCCGGTGAGGTTATGTATGTAACGGAGAAAAACTCCGGCACGATGTATTCTTTCGATTGCAAAACGATGACGTGGCAAGGACCGTACGATCTTCGAAGAGAGGAGAACATGTTCTTCAGCGTTACTGGAACGGTGCAGGATCGTTTGGTTGTTGTGGGAATATCAGGTGATGCGGAGAATGTGAAGGGAGTGAAAATATGGGAAgtgaaagaggaattagggtttgAAATGGTGGAGTTGTGTGCGATGCCGAAAGAGATGGTGGAGAAACTAAGAGGTGAGAGTGGGAGTGAGTTGTTGAATTCGATTGAATTGGTTTGTATTGGTGATTTTGTTTATGTTTATAATCGGTCGGAGCCCGAGGAGATGGTGGCGTGTGAGGTGTTGAAGGGAGGAGGATGTGAGTGGCGGAGTGTGAGGAATAGGGTGGTGAACGACGGTGTAAGGATGGGGAGAGTGGTGTTGTGTGGCGGTGATGTGGGATTGGAAGATTTGAAGAGCGCGGTTTCGGGGAAGTGTAGATTTGAATTGGATCAAGTGTAAAAATGAGCTCAAAAAGGAAAAGTAATTAATTTCTTATTATGTGTTAGAATTTTACTTTAGAAAAACGAAATTATGTTGGGAAACAACATTTCAATACAATAAAAGGGAGAGATCTGTCCCTTATATTCAGTTAAGACAGATTAGTTAAAAGACATGTTCCGGTAAACACATTTCAATTGATAATTATAACATGCATTCGAATCTGCAGCATTTTATTTGTTGATCAAAtgatttttaaatgataaattaaaGCAAATAGAGTACTTAAAAAAAACAGGGGGAAGACTGGTTGCTGGGAATTATAATGGATAAGGAATTAATGCAGGAAAAGATAAGGTGGGGAATGTGGACAAGTTGGTCTTATCAACAAAAGTAGATCTTTTAGTTGTGGCTTATATGTGCCTCATTAATGAAGATGAGTCTCAGCCTGTTAATGAGTCTCTGTCTGTCATCTTTATATAAAAAATGGTCCTATTTAATTGTTGTTTATTATATGTAAATTTTGTTAAATATATGAATTGaaataagggtcatgctaacgagtgcccccggggcactggttaagcattctaaataaagaaaTTATTCTAGATCAATGCATTGAATAAACATAATATTctttagaaaaattaattatttatgttttcaatgcattgaatacatatattttaggtatttaacttatatttttaatctattaaaCAATGTTTtacttacctttttaatctcttaaccagtgcccccggggcactcgttagcattgccCTTGAAATAATACTAAATACAATAAAACCTAGGACTATGTCTCCAGGTGTGAAAATTTAAAAACAACGGGTGAAAAATATAACAGAAATAGTAATAATGACAACAAAAAGAAGtgtctaaaaataaataagttctttgaaactatagTAATTAAATACAAGATACTAGCAATCTACCTTtcccttttgttttaaaataattacacttcaaaaaaacataaaactaaaTCATCAACTATCAATCAAATATCAACCGTCAACTATATAACTACTAATACAAGATACTAACAATCTATcttaatataatttctaatataCAAGATACTAACAATCTATTTTAATTTaccttttatttcaaaataattacacTTTAAAATGGACATAAAAGCAAATCATTAATGCCCAATTCAATTACACAAATAACTCAATACTCTCGTGACATGTGTCCATTCTTCTAAAATTTTAATCAATTCTCTCTTCTCATCTTTTACTATATATTTTACTCATGTTTTTCTCATcttttactatattttttacttatattttaatatattttaatttaggaTGTTGCTAACCAGTATCTTCAGGTTAAgcattctaaaaataaaaaatattttataaaaaatttaatattttaatttttaaaacattaaatacGTTTActgagataaatttactattttaaaattttaatcattGTTCTGAGGACACCACTGGTTAACATTTCCCTttaatttaagaaaatttctttagccacctccctatgggggtcacccccagcgaaaaaccaaaactacccctgcttcggaaatgaacttctgaagcgctttttttttttgaattttttttgtcttcggaaatgaacctccgaaaatgtcaaaaccgttaatattttcggaagttcatttccgaaaatatttctgcatatacaaatttccctccttcactatttcatcatttttctccaacacttttccaaaccctctccaaaacccaatcaatctccatccatttttcgtcctaaaatcaagtttcaaaccgttgatcacgttaaagggagcatagaaagctacaatttcaggtaaacatcacttatttcattccctatttcactacattgattcaacaaaattctgctgaacactgatataattcggaagttcatttccgaaatatgttacctaacatatttcggaaatgaacttccgaaaataggcctggcagtaaaaaaaaaacagttttggccaacttttgataatttattcatttgttaggtatggtgcatccggacaacattgtgcaagacgatggagtattagttccagaaattgtcaacgataataacgatccggttattgacgttactcctatgatcaatgcggtcgatgttcggcaacattttacaattgatcggagcttcggcggtcgcgaacaattgcttgattgggttcggaaggaagctaacaaaaatggatttgcaattgttattttaaggtcggacaacggaaatagtaggcggaaagctttcgttgttttgaattgcgaacggggtggtagttatgtacaatcaaaccgggtgctaaaacacgaggacacggggtcgagaaagtgcgggtgtccctttaagttacgtgctactcggagggttgatgatttgtggcggttaaccgtaatttgtggaattcataatcatgccttggatgtcaagttacacggacatccaatggcgtgtcgtttgtcccgcgaagagaggaatgtgatatcggacttaacgatagtcaaagtggcgcctcgcaacatacttgccgatatgaagcgtaagaaaccggatagcgtttcaaatatcaagcaagtttacaatgaacggcacaatctcaaagtGTTGAATATGggtcctcggtcggaaatgcaacaacttttgaaactactaggcgataacaaatatgtttcaagcttccgaacctccgaggacaaagttacggtgcgtgatattttttggactcatcccgaaagtatcaaattattcaacacatttccaaccgttcttgtgatggattcgacgtacaagaccaacaagtataggcttccgcttttagagatagtcggtgttacctcgacggacaagacttattcggtggggtttacttttttggagtgtgaaaaagaagacaactttacgtgggccttgggaatttgcaagtctttgttagttgatcaagcggttatgccaaacgtcattgtcaccgaccgggacaatgctttgatgaatgcggtcgatacagtcttcccgacatctaccgctttactttgccggtatcacataacttgcaacgtgagaagcaagttgaaacccgcggttgggacaaaagataggtcggatgaaaacggtaaagttgttaaagccggtgttgtggttgataggataatggcggcatggagggaaattttggatgcctaCTCCGAAtatgtgtataccgagaaattggtacactttaggtcattGTGTGGTTcccttaagactttttgtcattatgtcgaatccaccattcttgacaaagttagagaaaaagtcgtgtgcgcttggacaaatcgagttagacatcttggttgcaccacgactaaccgagttgaatccgcacatgcggtcttcaagaggtggttgggtgatagcaagggagatttgtgtcggggatgggacaccgtgaaccaaatggttgaaaatcaacacaatgaaattcaaacatcgttcggtcggagcaagacggttatggaacaccggtttaaagggcaaattctattctcccaattgatttacaacatatctcgaacgggtttgaattttttgtttcatgaagctaagcggtcggagacgacggggccggatagttcattatgtgggtgcacgattagaaagacatacggcctaccatgtgcttgtatacttgcaaaaaaaagaatttgaattcacccatacgcatggatgaggtagccgaccattggaagaaacttcgttttgatgattttgacccgccgaaagaaaatgactccaaaatcaccatctccgacgagttggaagtgatattggagaagtttgctaaagcggacgacacaacaaaaatgcatataaaagaacaattgcgaaagatcgcatttccggagaccatcgatttgaaaccgccatctcaaccggttaagactaaaggtgcaccgaaaaagtccaaaattacacaagatgacacatcaacaaaacgatctccttcctactttgaacatgttgatgcatcgttaccggaaattcatgagacacctaagtccaagtgtagtggtaacaaaggtgcccgtatttcgaagccaccttgcacaccgccgataaaaaaatcacccattgtctacattgatgagatgccactttttatgcacaaatatatcgataacatcgttgatgttggaggagacggcaattgtggatatcgggccgttgcgggtttgctcggtaaaggggaaaataatcacactttagtccgacgggaacttcttgcggagttgacttcgtatcgggacatctacggccgactatatgaaaatcaagaaaagtttgcaaaaattcatgattcacttgttccaccacttaccggtatcgctccaatctcgaagtggatgtcattccccgatatgggtcatctcatagcaagtgcatatgatattgtatgcgtcgatttgacgaggtttggactatgtgagactttctttccacttcatagtcgaccgccattggactcgtcgggccgaatcatatgcatcgggtatctacgatcgcggcacttcgtccaagtgtttttgaaactggggtgtcctataccggctacttgttgtcaatggaccgcacatcgttcaaatgaggcggagacttagccggatccttttgtttcaagaatggcagagtttgaagaaatgatgagccaagagcgcgagcaaaatagagagcggtcgaagaatgagcctattttggacttaggatccaccgattggttcggtgaattttagtttgttccggatcgttttttgtatgtattgttgtttatcatgtaaaatcggaccgattcaatacatttataatataattatgttttatgacttgcttgtctaatttatggttaatgtcaattccatatgttcaatttagacaacacactaagcaatcaacaaaatgcaaaatttatgtctgtttctgtataattcggaaatgaacttccgaaatatgctagtctgcctcctattttcggaagttcatttccgaaatgtcccctgaggcaggataaggtttgttaggccatcaatgctccaataagtctataaatacacactcttcttcatcctctccacaccacaaaacacaaatgacacaaacctacccccacctagcattcgtctactttgaaaccggctacccgatgccgttccaatttcgcttctcgtgcgacacgccgtttgcggagttgataccgtcgctcaacacgcttttgcactatcccgagaatcgaaaggttgtcaagctcgagtaccgctcgccatcgcttaacgacgagggaggcattaagttcacaccttttgagatcaagaacgacgaagatttggcggttttatggacaacgttcgaccgattttcttcgaaaggcccgatcgagttggacgcgaaacttcaaagatcggcggacgatgttatcaaaatgttgactcatccccacctacctgtgatcaacaatatgtaactttaattatatgtaatattatcgttgtaatcttcacccgattaaataaagcgaattgttgttgtttttcattttcttctgtccagacatattttcggaagttcatttccgaattccccaaggggggtgcgttcggagatgaacttctgaaacaccacattttttgaaaaagtaactttatttcggagatgcatctccgaaatcaatattttatattaaaaaaaacacgttttcggagatgcatttccgaaaataccttttttaagaaaaaaagtacagtttcggaaatgaacttccgaaacaaggggtattgtggtaaattcaccaggggtgggcaagaaggttgggaggtgggtgaagaaattttcttaatttaaaCACGGGTCATTATAATttttgctttttatttatttattattattaaaaatactaataatttatttttctaattttactaaaattaacaaattatttttacTCACACGTTACTCTCaatacaatatctattttattttaataacgcATTTTTAATTGTCttaatttaagagacaaaatttttatttctaaatattaatttttttctttctccatatcatagttttttttgtctttttgtaTGATTACCTCACAGATTATTATCAAcacaatgcctattttattttaatcaaaggtcaaaatttctctttttttacAGGTTTCTAtcaacaaaataattattttattttaattaataattatctttatttgattcacacaattattattttcaaatgtcaaaactctCTTTTTTATCATGGGCCACTGTCtgcaaaatatctattttattttaattaagaattgtctttatttgagacaaaatttttattttcaaatgtaaaaaaatttccttttctCACGGGCCACTATatgcaaaatacctattttattttaattaacaattgtctttatttgagacaaaaaaaattatttaaaaatgttaaaaaaatttcttctctttttaaagGCTTTGTtggattatttaatacaattaaatttatattatcattattcaatttataattaaataatttattttaaatttatatttatttaaataaaatttatatcatattaaataaatttaccagTGCGAATGCACGAATTCCCACGAGTATTGTATTTTGCTAGTGATAACAAAAATCTATCATAGTGACATTGGGACAAGAGAAGTATTTAATATATAAGTAAAGAGAAATG encodes:
- the LOC131642094 gene encoding F-box/kelch-repeat protein At1g23390, translated to MVSKKIEEKKLEAPIHGDILEAILSHVPLIYLLPASHVSNYWNTAVSSSLRHINPVKPWLTFHTQNRRAPHMIKSYAYDPRSFTWIRIHAPKTNHTSVIRSSHSTLLYTLSPKEFTFSKDPLHLDWNQAEAPRVWRVDPVVARVGNCIVVAGGACDFEDDPLAVEMYNIDSRDWIRCESMPEMMKDTTSSTWLSVAVAGEVMYVTEKNSGTMYSFDCKTMTWQGPYDLRREENMFFSVTGTVQDRLVVVGISGDAENVKGVKIWEVKEELGFEMVELCAMPKEMVEKLRGESGSELLNSIELVCIGDFVYVYNRSEPEEMVACEVLKGGGCEWRSVRNRVVNDGVRMGRVVLCGGDVGLEDLKSAVSGKCRFELDQV